The following coding sequences are from one Comamonas koreensis window:
- a CDS encoding ABC transporter substrate-binding protein — translation MKHTMSKTLLVSMLAAAYVCAGAQTVRIGSQGDALSMDPHSFNETVQLSVTGNVYEPLAGRNKDLSLRPVLATKWEQTSPTVWRFTLRKGVQFHDGTPFTADDVVFSMMRTQLEGSDMKSYTNPIKETRKVDDYTVDIETKDPAPILPSMISQVYIMSKTWSEANNAVNPVDRRKGIENTASFKANGTGPYRVRERQPNVRTVFNRSANYWDKVEGNVQEVVYTPVANDATRVAALLSGQVDVIDPVPVQDLDRVANTGGTRVVSGPELRAIFMGMDQKRDELLNSSVKGKNPFKDKRVRQAFYQAIDIEGLHKQVMRGASGNLATLIGKGVNGYTDDIKRLPYDPAAAKKLLSEAGYPDGFSLTLNCSNDRYINDSRICQAVSANLAKIGVKVQLNAETKGTYFPRIMRHETAFYILGWTPSTYDAHNPLLALMNCNDGKGAGAFNYGNYCNPKVDALTRQVQSETDTTKRNQAIHEALQTVADDVGYLPLHQQFMNWGVSKNVELVQMADGFMPFKWMTVKK, via the coding sequence ATGAAACACACGATGAGCAAGACCTTGTTGGTATCGATGTTGGCGGCCGCCTATGTTTGCGCCGGCGCGCAGACGGTGCGCATCGGTTCCCAGGGCGACGCCCTGTCCATGGATCCGCATTCCTTCAATGAGACGGTGCAGCTGAGTGTGACCGGCAATGTCTACGAGCCGCTGGCCGGCCGCAACAAGGACCTGAGCCTGCGCCCGGTGCTGGCCACCAAGTGGGAGCAGACCTCACCGACCGTCTGGCGCTTTACCTTGCGCAAGGGCGTGCAGTTCCATGATGGCACGCCGTTCACCGCCGATGATGTGGTGTTCTCGATGATGCGCACGCAGCTCGAAGGCTCGGACATGAAGTCCTACACCAACCCCATCAAGGAGACGCGCAAGGTCGATGACTACACGGTGGACATCGAGACCAAGGACCCGGCCCCGATCCTGCCGAGCATGATCTCGCAGGTCTACATCATGAGCAAGACCTGGTCCGAGGCCAACAATGCCGTCAACCCGGTGGACCGCCGCAAGGGCATCGAGAACACCGCCTCGTTCAAGGCCAATGGCACCGGCCCCTACCGCGTGCGCGAGCGCCAGCCCAATGTGCGCACCGTCTTCAACCGCAGCGCCAACTACTGGGACAAGGTCGAAGGCAATGTGCAGGAAGTGGTCTACACGCCAGTGGCCAATGATGCGACCCGTGTGGCCGCGCTGCTGTCGGGCCAGGTCGATGTGATCGACCCGGTGCCGGTGCAGGATCTGGACCGTGTCGCCAATACCGGCGGCACCCGTGTGGTGTCCGGGCCTGAGCTGCGCGCCATCTTCATGGGCATGGACCAAAAGCGCGATGAGCTGCTGAACTCCAGCGTCAAGGGCAAGAACCCGTTCAAGGACAAGCGCGTGCGCCAGGCCTTCTACCAGGCCATCGATATCGAGGGCCTGCACAAACAGGTGATGCGCGGGGCCTCGGGCAATCTGGCCACCTTGATCGGCAAGGGCGTCAACGGCTACACCGACGACATCAAGCGCCTGCCCTACGACCCGGCTGCGGCCAAGAAACTGCTGAGCGAAGCGGGCTACCCCGATGGTTTCTCGCTGACCTTGAACTGCTCGAACGACCGCTATATCAACGACAGCCGCATCTGCCAGGCGGTATCGGCCAACCTGGCCAAGATCGGCGTCAAGGTGCAGCTCAATGCCGAGACCAAGGGCACCTATTTCCCGCGCATCATGCGCCATGAAACGGCCTTTTACATCCTGGGCTGGACGCCGTCGACCTACGACGCCCACAACCCGCTGCTGGCCTTGATGAACTGCAATGACGGCAAGGGTGCTGGCGCGTTCAACTACGGCAACTACTGCAATCCCAAGGTCGATGCCTTGACCCGCCAGGTGCAGTCGGAGACCGACACCACCAAGCGCAACCAGGCGATCCATGAGGCGCTGCAGACCGTGGCCGACGATGTGGGGTACCTGCCGCTGCACCAGCAGTTCATGAACTGGGGGGTGAGCAAGAACGTCGAGCTGGTGCAGATGGCCGATGGCTTCATGCCCTTCAAGTGGATGACCGTGAAGAAGTAA
- a CDS encoding ABC transporter permease, with the protein MKNRIRRWMDSDVGYSFRNSPTAIVAALIAAVCVFCALFAGWVAPHNPFDLTTLELSDARIPPVWSEEGGWKYILGTDDQGRDILSALMYGARISLIVGLASVALSVVVGVGLGLLAGFKGGWIDSVLMRLCDVMLSFPAILVALLIAGVGRAVFPNANESLAFGVLIISISLTGWVQYARTVRGSTMVERNKEYVQAARVTGVAPLRIMVKHVLPNVLGPVMVLATIQVATAIITEATLSFLGVGAPPTSPSLGTLIRVGNDYLFSGEWWITIFPGLMLVLIALSVNLLGDWLRDALNPRLR; encoded by the coding sequence ATGAAAAACCGAATCAGGCGCTGGATGGACAGCGATGTGGGCTACAGCTTTCGCAATTCGCCCACAGCCATCGTGGCCGCCCTCATTGCGGCGGTCTGCGTGTTTTGCGCGCTGTTTGCCGGCTGGGTGGCGCCGCACAACCCCTTTGACCTGACCACGCTGGAGCTGAGCGATGCGCGCATCCCGCCGGTGTGGAGCGAAGAGGGCGGCTGGAAGTACATCCTGGGCACCGATGACCAGGGCCGCGACATTCTGTCGGCGCTGATGTATGGCGCGCGCATTTCGCTGATCGTGGGACTGGCCTCAGTGGCCCTGTCCGTGGTCGTCGGGGTGGGTCTGGGCCTGCTGGCTGGCTTCAAGGGTGGCTGGATCGATTCGGTGCTGATGCGCCTGTGCGATGTGATGCTGTCCTTCCCGGCCATCCTGGTCGCCTTGCTGATCGCCGGTGTGGGCCGCGCGGTGTTTCCCAATGCCAATGAATCGCTGGCCTTTGGCGTGCTGATCATCTCGATCTCGCTCACCGGCTGGGTGCAGTACGCACGCACGGTGCGCGGCTCGACGATGGTCGAGCGCAACAAGGAATATGTGCAGGCCGCCCGCGTCACCGGCGTGGCGCCGCTGCGCATCATGGTCAAGCATGTGCTGCCCAATGTGCTGGGCCCGGTCATGGTGCTGGCCACCATCCAGGTGGCCACAGCCATCATCACCGAGGCGACCCTGTCTTTCCTCGGCGTGGGCGCGCCGCCCACGTCGCCCTCGCTGGGCACCCTGATCCGCGTGGGCAATGACTACCTGTTCTCCGGCGAATGGTGGATCACGATCTTCCCGGGCCTGATGCTGGTGCTGATCGCGCTGTCGGTCAACCTGCTGGGCGACTGGCTGCGCGATGCGCTCAACCCGCGCCTGCGTTGA
- a CDS encoding ABC transporter ATP-binding protein — MATMTNKDTAALQGAGDKQPLVQARDLAKTFDVSAPWLNRVLERKPRSLLRAVDGVSFDIEKGKTLALVGESGCGKSTVARLLVGLYGPTRGTFTFDGQDAHAAFRDPNARAMRRRVQMIFQDPYASLNPRWSVEQIIGEPLKEHGLITNTEQLKARVAELLVQVGLAPMDMIKYPHQFSGGQRQRISIARALATEPEFLVCDEPTSALDVSVQAQVLNIMKDLQKKRGLTYLFISHNLAVVRHVSDQVGVMYLGRLVELADKQTLFAKPRHPYTRMLLDAIPKMHDTGKARTPVQGEVPNPLNPPTGCAFNPRCPLANERCRSERPQLLDDGGVKVACHAVQEGRIPVV, encoded by the coding sequence ATGGCAACCATGACGAACAAGGACACAGCAGCGCTGCAAGGCGCGGGCGACAAGCAGCCCCTGGTGCAGGCGCGTGACCTGGCCAAGACCTTTGATGTGTCGGCGCCCTGGCTCAACCGGGTGCTGGAGCGCAAGCCGCGCAGCCTGCTGCGCGCCGTCGATGGCGTGAGCTTTGACATAGAAAAGGGCAAGACCCTGGCCTTGGTGGGCGAGTCCGGCTGCGGCAAGAGCACGGTGGCGCGCCTGTTGGTGGGCCTGTACGGCCCCACGCGCGGCACCTTCACCTTCGATGGCCAGGACGCGCATGCCGCATTCCGCGACCCGAATGCGCGTGCGATGCGCCGCCGCGTGCAGATGATCTTCCAGGATCCCTATGCCAGCCTGAACCCGCGCTGGTCGGTCGAGCAGATCATTGGCGAGCCGCTCAAGGAGCATGGCCTGATCACCAACACCGAGCAGCTCAAGGCGCGCGTGGCCGAGCTGCTGGTGCAGGTGGGCCTGGCGCCGATGGACATGATCAAGTACCCGCACCAGTTCTCGGGCGGGCAGCGCCAGCGCATCTCCATCGCCCGCGCACTGGCGACCGAGCCGGAGTTCCTGGTCTGCGACGAGCCCACCTCGGCGCTCGATGTGTCGGTGCAGGCCCAGGTGCTCAACATCATGAAGGACCTGCAGAAAAAGCGCGGTCTGACCTACCTGTTCATCTCGCACAACCTGGCCGTCGTGCGCCATGTCAGCGACCAGGTGGGGGTCATGTATCTGGGTAGGCTGGTAGAGCTGGCCGATAAGCAAACCCTGTTTGCCAAGCCGCGCCACCCCTACACGCGCATGCTGCTCGATGCCATCCCGAAGATGCACGACACCGGCAAGGCGCGCACCCCCGTGCAGGGCGAGGTGCCCAATCCACTGAACCCTCCCACCGGCTGCGCTTTCAACCCGCGCTGCCCGCTGGCCAATGAACGCTGCCGCAGCGAGCGTCCACAGCTGCTCGACGATGGCGGCGTGAAGGTGGCCTGCCATGCGGTGCAAGAGGGGCGCATCCCCGTTGTGTGA
- the zwf gene encoding glucose-6-phosphate dehydrogenase, with amino-acid sequence MRFDLVLFGGTGDLAWRKLLPALFQSFRHGSLPAGGRIIGVGRGAMSDDEYRALIAQRLAEVEADKRPSDAEFARFAQHLHYLRMDLSQPADYAALRELLQARDADTVVMYLATAPSLFTTVCEQLGAAGLATERTRVVLEKPLGHDLPSNRAINAAVREVFSEAQIFRIDHYLGKPSVQNLLALRFGNAIFEPLWRRENIASIEITMAEQLGVEKRGEFYESTGALRDMVQNHALQLLCAIGMEPPISADADAIRNEKLKVLQSLKRWTPETVSRDVVRGQYAAGQIAGKPVPGYRQEEGVSPTSQTETFVALRTEISNWRWAGVPFFIRTGKRLAGREASIVVHFRQVPHAIYRTPLGAANRLTIHLQPKDGLTLQLMAAAQSQADTGGVQTLSPAALDLDFDQRFGTERVGAYERLLLDVIAGRLNLFVRADEQEAAWQWVEPILETWQQANARGESPRPYVAGHWGPGAASALVARDGHSWMEEF; translated from the coding sequence ATGCGTTTTGATCTGGTTTTATTTGGCGGCACCGGCGATCTGGCCTGGCGCAAATTGCTGCCCGCGCTGTTTCAATCTTTCCGCCACGGCAGCCTGCCTGCGGGCGGGCGCATCATCGGCGTGGGCCGAGGGGCAATGAGTGACGACGAGTACCGCGCGCTGATCGCCCAGCGGCTGGCCGAGGTCGAGGCCGACAAGCGGCCCAGCGACGCGGAATTTGCCCGCTTTGCCCAGCACCTGCACTACCTGCGCATGGACCTGTCGCAACCGGCCGACTATGCCGCGCTGCGCGAGCTGCTGCAGGCGCGCGATGCCGACACCGTCGTGATGTACCTGGCTACCGCTCCCTCGCTGTTCACCACCGTTTGCGAGCAGCTGGGCGCAGCGGGCCTGGCCACCGAGCGCACCCGCGTGGTGCTGGAAAAGCCGCTGGGCCATGACCTGCCCTCGAACCGCGCGATCAATGCAGCGGTGCGCGAGGTGTTTTCCGAGGCGCAGATCTTCCGCATCGACCACTACCTGGGCAAGCCCTCGGTCCAGAACCTGCTGGCGCTGCGCTTTGGCAATGCCATCTTCGAGCCCCTGTGGCGGCGCGAGAACATTGCCAGCATCGAGATTACGATGGCCGAGCAGCTGGGCGTGGAAAAGCGCGGCGAGTTCTACGAAAGTACCGGCGCGCTGCGCGACATGGTGCAAAACCATGCGCTGCAGCTGCTGTGCGCGATTGGCATGGAGCCACCCATCAGCGCTGACGCCGATGCGATCCGCAATGAAAAGCTCAAGGTGCTGCAGTCACTCAAGCGCTGGACACCGGAGACGGTGAGCCGCGACGTGGTGCGCGGCCAGTACGCGGCAGGCCAGATTGCCGGCAAGCCGGTGCCGGGCTACCGCCAGGAAGAAGGCGTCTCGCCCACCAGCCAGACCGAGACCTTTGTCGCGCTGCGCACCGAGATCAGCAACTGGCGCTGGGCCGGTGTGCCCTTTTTCATCCGCACCGGCAAGCGCCTGGCCGGGCGCGAGGCCTCGATCGTCGTTCATTTCCGCCAGGTGCCCCATGCCATCTACCGCACGCCGCTGGGCGCGGCCAATCGCCTCACCATCCACCTGCAGCCCAAGGATGGCCTGACCCTGCAGCTGATGGCTGCTGCGCAAAGCCAGGCCGATACCGGCGGTGTGCAGACCTTGTCGCCCGCCGCGCTGGATCTGGACTTTGACCAGCGCTTTGGCACCGAGCGCGTGGGCGCCTACGAGCGCCTGCTGCTCGACGTGATCGCTGGGCGCCTGAACCTGTTTGTGCGTGCCGACGAGCAGGAGGCCGCTTGGCAGTGGGTGGAGCCGATTCTGGAGACCTGGCAGCAGGCCAATGCCCGCGGCGAAAGCCCGCGCCCCTATGTGGCCGGACATTGGGGCCCGGGCGCTGCCAGCGCACTGGTCGCGCGCGACGGCCACAGCTGGATGGAAGAGTTTTGA
- the tal gene encoding transaldolase: MNQLDALKALTTVVADTGDFHQLAQFQPQDATTNPSLILKAVQKAEYAPLLTETVQKFRGKPLDEVMDRLLVRFGAEILSIIPGRVSTEVDARLSFDTDATVARAQRIIALYEAEGVHIDRVLIKIASTWEGIQAAKELEAQGIHTNLTLLFAQCQAIACGQAQVQLISPFVGRIYDWYKKQAGSNWDEAAMAGANDPGVKSVKAIFDYYKHFGITTEVMGASFRNIGQVTALAGCDLLTISPELLAQLAAADAPLQPALNAEAAKALSLEHVQYDEAGFRFALNEDAMATEKLAEGIRAFVADAIKLDKLLQSA; this comes from the coding sequence ATGAACCAACTCGATGCACTCAAAGCGCTGACCACGGTGGTGGCAGATACCGGTGACTTTCACCAGCTGGCGCAGTTCCAGCCGCAAGACGCGACGACCAACCCGTCCCTGATCCTCAAGGCTGTGCAGAAGGCCGAATACGCGCCGCTGCTGACGGAGACCGTGCAAAAGTTCCGCGGCAAGCCGCTCGATGAGGTGATGGACCGCCTGCTGGTGCGCTTTGGCGCCGAGATCCTGTCCATCATCCCGGGCCGTGTGTCGACCGAGGTCGATGCCCGCCTGTCATTCGACACAGACGCGACAGTGGCCCGTGCCCAGCGCATCATCGCGCTGTACGAGGCCGAGGGCGTGCACATCGACCGCGTGCTGATCAAGATCGCCTCCACCTGGGAAGGCATCCAGGCGGCCAAGGAGCTGGAAGCGCAGGGCATCCACACCAACCTGACCTTGCTGTTCGCCCAGTGCCAGGCCATCGCCTGCGGCCAGGCCCAGGTGCAGCTGATCTCGCCGTTTGTCGGCCGTATCTACGACTGGTACAAAAAGCAGGCTGGCAGCAACTGGGACGAAGCTGCGATGGCCGGTGCCAACGACCCGGGTGTGAAATCGGTCAAGGCCATATTCGATTACTACAAGCATTTCGGCATCACGACCGAAGTGATGGGCGCGAGCTTCCGCAATATCGGCCAGGTCACCGCGCTGGCGGGCTGCGATCTGCTGACCATCTCGCCCGAGCTGCTGGCCCAGTTGGCCGCCGCTGACGCACCGCTGCAGCCCGCGCTGAACGCCGAAGCGGCCAAGGCGCTGTCGCTGGAGCATGTGCAGTATGACGAGGCGGGCTTTCGCTTTGCACTGAACGAAGACGCGATGGCCACCGAAAAGCTGGCCGAAGGCATCCGCGCTTTTGTCGCCGATGCCATCAAGCTCGACAAGTTGTTGCAATCGGCCTGA
- a CDS encoding MurR/RpiR family transcriptional regulator yields the protein MLDRITASLPSLAPAEQRVARLVLADPRAFASRPVRELAELAHVSKPTVVRFCRSMGYDGLADFKLKLAGSVSEGVPFIHRSVDADDKTSDVLVKVVDNSVAAFLAYRNAASTTALEAASSAIVATWQAGKRIEFYGVGNSGIVAQDGQHKFFRLGVTSLATSDGHMQVMSATMLGAGDCAIVISNSGRTRDLMDATDIAKRNGATTIVITASGSPLARAANIHLAADHPEGYDRYSPMVSRLLHLLILDVLATSVALRIGEPLQPVLQQMKDNLHAKRYT from the coding sequence ATGCTAGACCGCATCACCGCTTCTCTCCCCTCGCTGGCACCGGCCGAGCAGCGCGTGGCCCGCCTGGTGCTGGCCGACCCGCGCGCCTTTGCCTCGCGCCCGGTGCGCGAGCTGGCCGAGCTCGCCCATGTCAGCAAGCCCACCGTGGTGCGCTTTTGCCGCAGCATGGGCTATGACGGCCTGGCCGATTTCAAGCTCAAGCTCGCTGGCAGCGTCAGCGAAGGCGTGCCTTTTATCCACCGCAGTGTCGATGCCGATGACAAGACCAGCGATGTGCTGGTCAAGGTGGTGGACAACTCGGTCGCGGCCTTTCTGGCCTACCGCAATGCTGCCAGCACCACGGCGCTGGAGGCCGCGTCCAGCGCCATCGTGGCGACCTGGCAGGCGGGCAAGCGCATCGAGTTCTATGGCGTGGGCAATTCCGGCATCGTCGCGCAGGATGGGCAGCACAAGTTTTTCCGCCTGGGCGTTACCAGTTTGGCGACCAGCGACGGCCATATGCAGGTGATGAGCGCCACCATGCTGGGTGCGGGCGACTGCGCTATCGTTATCTCCAACTCCGGCCGCACGCGCGACCTGATGGATGCCACCGACATTGCCAAGCGCAATGGCGCCACGACGATTGTCATCACCGCCAGCGGCTCGCCGCTGGCACGCGCGGCCAATATCCACCTGGCCGCCGACCACCCCGAAGGCTATGACCGCTACAGCCCCATGGTTTCGCGCCTGCTGCACCTCTTGATTCTCGATGTGCTGGCCACCAGCGTGGCGCTGCGCATCGGCGAGCCGCTGCAGCCGGTGCTGCAGCAGATGAAGGACAACCTGCACGCCAAGCGCTATACCTGA
- a CDS encoding ABC transporter ATP-binding protein, which yields MSLLEVKNLVVEFPNRYGVLRALDNISFSIAPGEILGVVGESGAGKSLTGASIIGLLEPPGHVASGEIVLEGERIDNLSADKMRHIRGRRIGAIFQDPLTSLNPLYTVGRQLIETIQTHLKLSASEARQRAIELLKDTGIPAAEERIDHFPHQFSGGMRQRVVIALALAAEPKLIVADEPTTALDVSIQAQIISLLKNICRTRGAAVMLITHDMGVIAETCDRVAVMYAGRVAEIGPVHEVINHPAHPYTRGLMASIPDMEADRERLNQIDGAMPRLNAIPKGCAFNPRCPQVFDRCMEQRPELMAAGATQAACWLHAADYQPQVAATEDTV from the coding sequence ATGTCATTGTTGGAAGTTAAAAATCTGGTGGTCGAGTTTCCCAATCGCTATGGTGTGCTGCGGGCGCTGGACAACATCTCCTTTTCCATCGCCCCCGGCGAGATCCTGGGCGTGGTCGGTGAATCGGGCGCGGGCAAGTCGCTGACGGGCGCGTCCATCATCGGCCTGCTCGAGCCGCCAGGCCATGTGGCCTCGGGCGAGATCGTGCTCGAAGGCGAACGCATCGACAACCTGTCCGCCGACAAGATGCGCCATATCCGGGGCCGCCGCATTGGCGCGATCTTCCAGGACCCGCTCACGTCGCTGAACCCGCTCTACACCGTGGGGCGCCAGCTGATCGAGACCATCCAGACCCACCTCAAGCTCTCGGCCTCGGAGGCGCGCCAGCGCGCGATCGAACTGCTCAAGGACACCGGCATTCCGGCAGCCGAAGAGCGGATTGACCACTTTCCGCACCAGTTCTCCGGCGGCATGCGCCAGCGCGTGGTGATTGCGCTGGCCCTGGCGGCCGAGCCCAAGCTGATCGTGGCCGACGAGCCCACGACGGCGCTCGACGTATCGATCCAGGCGCAGATCATCAGCCTGCTCAAGAACATCTGCCGCACCCGGGGTGCGGCGGTGATGCTGATCACCCATGACATGGGCGTGATTGCCGAGACCTGTGACCGGGTCGCGGTGATGTACGCCGGCCGTGTTGCGGAAATCGGCCCGGTGCATGAGGTGATCAACCACCCCGCGCACCCCTACACACGCGGCCTGATGGCGTCCATCCCCGATATGGAAGCCGACCGTGAGCGCCTGAACCAGATCGACGGCGCCATGCCCCGGCTCAATGCCATCCCCAAGGGCTGCGCCTTCAACCCGCGCTGCCCCCAGGTGTTTGACCGCTGCATGGAGCAGCGCCCCGAGCTGATGGCCGCGGGCGCCACCCAGGCCGCCTGCTGGCTGCATGCAGCCGATTACCAGCCCCAAGTGGCTGCCACCGAGGACACGGTATGA
- a CDS encoding bifunctional metallophosphatase/5'-nucleotidase: MVWTVCGVAAAVLMACGGGGSSDNDSEKDDVLTILHINDHHSTLASKTATLQLPVDGKTTAVTVDAAGFPRVTAAIEAIAAQSTHVLKLHAGDAVTGTLYFNRAGADGEADMAMLNTVCFDAYTLGNHEFDKGDTGLKGILDRLKNGKCTTPVLSANVQFGASSALNPSRAPNMVSPSTVVERGGQKIGIVGLTIAQKTKASSSPDKDTLFEDEALAAQREIDKLQAQGVKRIVLLSHIGYDNDRTLAKKLRGVDVIVGGDSHTLLGPDAMKTIGVGTPGGAYPTNTTDLDGKPVCIVQAWEYSQVVGELKVKFDKDGVVSQCEGTPHVLIGDDFKIAGTAATEAQRTSIISSVNAAGFLRITSPSAQAAAVLKPFTEKVASFNVTKVAYAPQELCSRRVPGGEGSTDYSRSSAACNAEGSVSLRGGDIQQLVAQSYLEVANAHYGGADISLQSGGGVRIPLNGEVTAANAIQVLPFGNMLFRLDVTGAEVKGMLEDGLEAVYGAGGSTGPYPYTGGMRFDVNAKAAFGSRVTGIEVRDTTSGQWTALDQGKTYRLFVLSFNANGGDGYKTLASVPAARRLDIGVLDADVFFNYIESQPKDATTGLPALKRLSTDLYSTKSFVDVR; this comes from the coding sequence ATGGTTTGGACCGTGTGCGGCGTGGCAGCCGCCGTGTTGATGGCTTGCGGTGGAGGCGGCTCCAGCGACAACGACAGCGAAAAAGACGATGTGCTGACGATCCTGCACATCAACGACCACCATTCCACCTTGGCCAGCAAGACGGCGACGCTGCAGTTGCCGGTGGACGGCAAGACCACGGCCGTCACCGTGGACGCCGCAGGTTTCCCCCGCGTGACGGCCGCCATCGAAGCGATCGCTGCGCAGTCGACCCATGTGCTCAAGCTGCACGCCGGTGATGCGGTGACCGGTACCTTGTACTTCAACCGCGCAGGCGCCGATGGCGAGGCCGACATGGCCATGCTCAATACCGTGTGCTTTGATGCCTACACCTTGGGCAACCACGAGTTCGACAAGGGCGACACGGGCCTCAAGGGCATCCTCGATCGCCTCAAGAACGGCAAATGCACGACCCCGGTGCTGAGCGCGAACGTGCAGTTCGGTGCCAGCTCGGCGCTGAACCCCAGCCGCGCACCGAACATGGTCTCGCCCTCCACCGTGGTCGAGCGTGGCGGCCAGAAGATCGGCATCGTCGGCCTGACCATTGCGCAAAAGACCAAGGCCTCGTCCAGCCCGGACAAGGACACCTTGTTCGAAGACGAAGCCCTGGCGGCCCAGCGTGAGATCGACAAGCTGCAGGCCCAAGGCGTCAAGCGCATTGTGCTGCTCAGCCACATCGGCTACGACAACGACCGCACCCTCGCCAAAAAGCTGCGCGGTGTGGATGTGATCGTCGGCGGTGACTCGCACACGCTGCTGGGCCCGGATGCGATGAAGACCATTGGCGTGGGCACGCCAGGCGGCGCCTACCCCACCAACACCACCGACCTCGACGGCAAGCCCGTCTGTATCGTGCAGGCCTGGGAATACTCGCAGGTCGTCGGTGAGCTCAAGGTCAAGTTCGACAAGGACGGCGTGGTCAGCCAGTGCGAAGGCACGCCACACGTGCTGATCGGCGATGACTTCAAGATCGCAGGCACTGCCGCGACTGAAGCGCAGCGCACGTCCATCATCAGCAGCGTGAACGCCGCCGGCTTCCTGCGCATCACGTCGCCGTCTGCCCAGGCGGCCGCCGTGCTCAAGCCTTTCACCGAAAAGGTCGCCAGCTTCAACGTGACCAAGGTGGCCTATGCCCCGCAAGAGCTGTGCTCGCGCCGGGTGCCGGGCGGCGAAGGCAGCACCGACTACAGCCGCTCCAGCGCGGCCTGCAATGCCGAAGGCAGCGTCAGCCTGCGCGGTGGCGATATCCAGCAGCTGGTGGCCCAGTCCTACCTGGAAGTGGCCAACGCGCACTACGGCGGTGCCGACATCTCGCTGCAAAGCGGCGGTGGCGTGCGCATTCCGCTCAATGGTGAAGTGACCGCGGCCAATGCGATCCAGGTGCTGCCGTTTGGCAACATGCTGTTCCGCCTGGATGTGACCGGCGCGGAAGTCAAGGGCATGCTTGAAGACGGCCTGGAAGCTGTCTACGGCGCAGGCGGCTCGACGGGCCCTTACCCCTACACCGGCGGCATGCGCTTTGATGTGAATGCCAAGGCCGCCTTTGGCAGCCGTGTCACCGGCATCGAAGTGCGCGACACCACCAGCGGCCAATGGACTGCGCTGGACCAGGGCAAGACCTATCGCCTCTTTGTACTGAGCTTCAACGCCAACGGCGGTGACGGCTACAAGACCTTGGCCTCGGTGCCAGCAGCGCGCCGCCTCGATATCGGCGTGCTCGATGCCGATGTGTTCTTCAACTACATCGAATCGCAGCCCAAGGATGCCACCACCGGTCTGCCAGCGCTCAAGCGCCTGTCCACCGACCTGTACAGCACCAAGAGCTTTGTGGATGTGCGTTAA